The sequence CAATCTCCTGAGGAAGTTGATGTCACAATTTCATTTTTACAAATTCCTAATACAGCAATTTATATTGAGTTAATGCAATATCATTCACCATTAGGAAAAGAAAGTAATACCGCAGAAAAATTCAGTAATGATATAGGAGGCATAGGACATATTTGTCTGAAAGTAGATAATATTGATGATGCTTATTTCCATATTAAAAATATGCCGGATACAAAATTAATTACTGATCATGAAGACTATAAGCCATATAAAATCGATAATATTACACCCGCTGAATTTCAATTTATTGACAATGAAGCGGAAAATAATCAAACAGCAAAACAGAATGTATGTGATATAGTTGGTAAAATAAGATATTTTTATTTTATAGATAAATATAGAATTCAGTGGGAGTTTGAGCTGGGTCATTCTGATATTGGTGAATAGAGATTTTTGTTTGCGTTATGTAAAAACCGCAATAAGAAATCTGTTTATTGTTTTATAAGAAAAGTAATTGACCTATGTTTTTATCCAATAGTAAAGAATATCGATAGTAGTATGGCAATTAGGACAGCAATCAAGTTATTAAATAAGTCCGATTAAAGATAAAAAAATTGGCAATGCCGTTATAAAAATAACTTTGTAGAGTAAGAGCATCGATTTATTAAAAACACTAGCGCGAGATGCACACATTTAAAACTTATGGTACTGCATAGATTTTATTGTAAAGGATAGAGACACTACACATGCGCCATAAATAACAAATTTTATCAATGGACAAACTCTCTATTCAATAAGCATATTTTACGCTTTAATTGTCTAATAATTCATACAGCGTAATAAAAATTAAAATCTTAATATTAATGCAATAAAACCGAGAATATCTATTTATTTACTGATAAACAGAGTTATTGTCCGTTAATATAAAAACCCGGCCAACGTTCATTACCATCTTTAATCGCTGAAATCGTAATGACACCACTATTACCATAATTATCAGTCACATCGACTTCAATTATTTTACCCGCGTCACTCCATTTAAGTTTACTCATGCCACTCCATGGAATGCGATGATTACAAATATCAACAGTAATATAGCCATATTTCAATGTTTGTGTCCAATGATGACGACCATCGTTTTTGCCAATGATATATTCATATTGACCATTAGCTCCTGTGACAGCAGCAAATTTACTATCATTTAGTACACCATATGCTCCTCGATTAACAAATACAAATTGCGCATCAAAATTATTCCCTCCTGTGCCGCGGATCATATCAGGTGCTGCGGGGAATCGGCATGTGGATAAATTTACATTATTTCGGCGAGGATCGCCTCTATGAAATACATAATCATTTTTATTCAGTTTAGGGTGAATAGTAAACTGTGCTTTTGAACTCTGTCCTACATGCCATGTGCCCGTTGCTGGCCAAGCAAAATTGGTTTGCTGAACTAATCCATCGGACATAATTTCTTTAAAATTATTGATGGCTGTGGGTATTTCTTTTACTTCTATATTTTCAGGTTTGCTATAATCAATAGCAGGAATAGATTTAACCTGTTTATATTTAGGGGAAACAAATACCGAGCCTGATTCTCCTCGCGGTCCATTTTTGGTGTTTGTGCCATTTTGACTAGTATCAAACTGGCCGACGCCTGGAATATAAATTCCTGCACTAATATCAAGATTACGATTAGACTCTGATGCGGAAAGATAGTATTTTACCATCTTTTCACCTGCATAAGTTTCAATTTTTGGCTCACTTAATTGGGCATTCCAGGCGACAACTTTAGCATAATCATTTTTGTTACTTGTTGCTTTCCATGGGTGGAGATTCGTATTGCCATCGGCATAATGGACTAAATAGATATTGTTGATTAACTCTTTATCAGGGATATCGAGCGGATTGTTGTTTTTATCAACAATTTTAACTTTAATATAAAATTCAACCTGATTTTTTTCATTCGCATAAATAGTCGCCCTTTGAGCGGAAGTATTGTCATAAAAACCAATATCAAGTGTATCTAAGCGCCAAAAATTATCCCATACACTCATAATTATCTCACAATAATAGAAATAGGAAATGGTGTTATTAACTACTATTGATAATGAATTAATAACTAAAGTAACTGTATCAAAAAAATAAAAAATGTTTATTTATTAAGAAGTAAAATAGATGAAAATATAAATAATAACTAAGAAATATTATTTAATTAGATGAAAAATATTATATATTAATAATAGGTAATATTATCTTAATAATTCATTTGTTATTGATTTTTTAAAATGAAAATTTATTCATTTATAATGAAATGTTTTTTAATTAACTTTAAAGTTAATGACGTTGTTTTTAAATAGCAAAGTTAAAAACAAAAAAATAATAAGGCATTAGTGAAATTAATTTATGATGTTTTTTGGAAAAATAGTAAGTGCTAGAATAGCATATTATTAATAAGAGTAGTTTCTATTAATTATAATTAAAGCGTAAATTAAGATAATTTAGTATTTATTTAATTTTTTATTCATATATGTTTAGATAAATAATAATATCACTCGTGGTGATTTTTACTAATGAAAAATTGAATGCTTATATACTAATGTGTTATAGATAATTATTATTTATAATAGTGAAATTAATAAAAAACTTATATAAATTAAAAAAATTATTTAATTTGTATATCTAAAATATAAATATGTTTATTTATATTATTTTTTATTATAGTTTTATCTAACTATATTTATATCATATTTTAAAAATATTGTTAAGTTATACTCATGGTTTAGAGTCATTATCGTGCTATAAGAATTTTTAAATTTATCTATGAATTCAATATTCATTGTTTTTTCTTTGAAAATAACCAGCTAGAGTTGTCGGGTTTTATTTTCAGAATCTGCACTATTCTAGTTTTGGTATTAATAGATTTTGCAATAGTGCCCATTTTTATTTTTTTGGCTACTTTTTAGTTACATCCGATGCGTAAAACGTATGGTATTTATAATAATGACTAAAAGTGCAACGAAAGTGATACATAAAGCGAACCGGTGTGGCTCGGTTTTAGAATTTTTGAAAAAATAAAAATTACTTAAAATAAGAAGATAAATTTTTATATAGTAAATAAAACAATTATTCATTCATGACAAAAATTATCCTGTAGTTTTGTAGTTAATTTATATTAATTTTATTGATTTTTAGAGTGATATATTTTTAATCCTCTGTAACATTATACTTTTCATAATACTATAAGGGAGATTTAAAATATGGAAAATAAAATTGAATCAATTAATTCTAGTTCTAGATACAGTATTTTTGTTATGTCAGATCCTCAAGCATGGCGTCTAGCATTAGCGGATAATGAGCCTAATAATGATAGCAATAGATGGCATGATAAATTAAGTTTGGTGCGATTGAGTATTACTATGTTGAATGTAGATCTTCTTGTTCCATTTGGCATTATTAATGGAGATCTAACAGAATATGGGCGTAGATCTCAAAGGGAAAGCTATCGTACCTTTTTTTCGCCTCAGGCGTTAACTTTTAATGTTTACGTTGGATTAGGTAATCATGATTATCAAAACAATGTTGGTGATTGTACAGAACAGGATAATGCTGATTTTAGCTACAATGCCTGTGCTAGAGGAATGGTATTTGATATGCATTCTCGAATAGAAGAGTACCGAGATTATCCTTCTTCAATTAATTTTTCATACGATAGTGGTATCTATTGGGGAAGTAAGGCTTATTCATGGGATTATGGTGATATTCATTATGTACAGTTACAGAATTATCCAACTTATCACGTAGAACTAGATCATTGGATAGAAAAAACAATTAGTGTAACCAGCTCGATGGATTGGTTAGAATCTGATCTAAAAAGCGCCAAGCAAAGAGGCAAGTCCATCGTAATAAATTTACATGATGGTACTGAGCATTTTATTCACAATAGTAGTACTGAAGAAAAAAATAGATTTAGACGTTTTATGAGTGATTATGATGTTAGAGCTGTTTTTATTGGTCATACACACCAAGTTGCCCAAGAGAACCCTTATGGGAGGCATGAATTTTTTGGCAATGTTAAAGTTTATAATAGCGGCGCATTATTTAAAGGTGATTTTCTTGTCGTTGATGTAAATGGGCGCGATTTAAAGGTCCATGTTTATAATGGTTCATCTGGTAAGGCTAATTATATAAAAACATTCTAATTGGATTAACAACCGAATCTGAATAGTAACTAGTAACTTACGCTTTAGGCTATAAACGTATCTTTGAAACTATAGTTTTTTCTATAAAAATCGCTTAGGGTATAACTTTTAGTTTTGGCTATTTCGATATTCTAATAGAATATGACACTGTTACAAAGATTGGGTTGCGGATAATCTTCACTAACGAGTTAATCGATGGTGCCCCCATAGATTTTTTAAAGATCGATATTTTACCCGTTGTATTTTTCATCATTAAATAGCGGGTTTTTTATGCCATTTTTTACTGGTTTGCTTTCTGATACAATTTTACCTTACGACAAATAATGGAAAAGTGGTCAACTAACACGCTATGCGATTAAATTACAATCAACAACAAGCAGTTGAATATGTTGACGGCCCCTGTTTAGTCTTGGCTGGAGCAGGGTCAGGTAAAACCCGGGTTATTACTAATAAAATTGCCTACTTAATTCGTCATTGTGGCTATTTACCGCGTCAGGTGGTGGCGGTCACTTTCACCAATAAAGCAGCTAGAGAAATGAAGGAGCGTGTCGGGCAAACCTTAGGGAAAAAAGAAACCAGAGGATTAATGGTTTCTACTTTTCATACCTTAGGATTGGAAATTATTAAACGGGAACATAATGCATTAGGCATAAAGGCCAATTTTTCATTATTTGATGAACACGATCAAATGGTGCTACTGAAAGAGCTAACCTTTGATTTACTGGAAGAAGATAAAGATCTATTACGACAGTTGGCGTCAATAATCTCTAACTGGAAGAGTGAGCTATTAACCGCCAGACAAGTGATGGCACAAGTAAAATCGGAACAGGAACAGCGGTTCGCTGAATGTTATCGACGTTATGAATTACATTTATCAAGTTGTAATGTGGTTGATTTTGATGACTTAATTGCTAAACCGACCCGTTTGCTGGATGAGAATGAAGAAGTACGTTCGCGTTGGCAGCAAAAGATCCGTTATCTACTAGTAGATGAATATCAAGATACCAATACCAGCCAGTATCAACTGGTTAAATTGTTGGTAGGTAAACGTGGACGTTTTACGGTTGTTGGTGATGATGATCAATCGATTTATTCCTGGCGTGGTGCCCAACCGCAAAATTTAACCTTACTAAAAACCGATTTTCCTCAGCTTAAAGTGATTAAATTAGAGCAAAATTATCGCTCTTCTGGTCGTATTCTGAAAGCAGCTAATATATTGATTGCTAATAATCCGCATGTTTTTGATAAAAAATTATTTTCTGAATTGGGTTATGGTGAAGCATTAAAAGTTATCACTGCTAACAATGAAGATCATGAGGCCGAGCGTGTGATCGGCGAATTGGTTGCTCACCATTTTATCAATAAGACTCAGTATAAAAATTATGCTATTTTATATCGCGGTAACCATCAATCACGTCTATTTGAAAAATTATTGTTACAAAATCGTATTCCTTACCGTATTTCCGGTGGAACTTCGTTTTTTTCACGTGCAGAAATTAAAGATATTTTAGCTTATTTGCGAATACTGACTAATTCTGATGATGATAGCGCTTTTCTCCGTATAGTTAATACACCTAAACGTGAAATTGGGCCGAAAACAATTCAGAAATTAGGTGAATGGGCGATTTTGCGCCAAAAAAGCCTGTTTGCAGCCAGTTTTGATGTCGGCCTTGAACAAACATTAACTGGACGCGGCTTGACGGCATTACAACATTTTACCCATTGGTTAGCTGAAATTGCTAAGCGAGCTGAACGCGAGCCACTGCTGGCGGTGAGAGATCTTCTGCATGACATTGATTACCAAAGTTGGTTATATGAAACATCAAATAGTAGCAAAGCGGCTGAAATGCGGATGAAGAATGTTAATCAATTATTTGGCTGGATGGATGAAATGATCAATGGCAATGATATTGATGAACCGATGACGTTATCGCAGGTTGTATCACGCTTTACCTTGCGGGATATGATGGAGCGTGGTGAAACAGCCGAAGATGTAGATCAAGTGCAATTAATGACTCTGCATGCCTCTAAAGGACTGGAGTTTCCTTACGTTTTTTTAGTTGGTATGGAAGAAGGTTTATTACCTCATCAAACTAGTATTGATGAAAATAATATCGATGAGGAGCGCCGGCTTGCTTATGTTGGCATAACCCGTGCTCAACGGGAGATATTTTTTACCCATTGTCGAGAGCGACGGCAATATGGTGAGCTTATTCGACCCGAAATCAGTCGCTTTTTACAAGAATTACCGCAAGATGATTTGATCTGGGAGAAAAATAAAAAAATAGTGACAGCCGAACAGCGAATGGAAAAAGGGCAGTCTGCTATTGCTGATATCAGAGCCAGATTGGGGTTAAATAAAAAATAAATTCTGCTTATTAAAAAGATTGAGATTATTGAGTTAATTCAGTTTGTTCTTCTAGTAGCAAAGGCCAATTGATATTACTTTGCCATTGGATTTCTTGTTGTAAATTTTCATAACAAAGTGGATGCTCCAATAACCATTGATGGGGTAACGTAAGGATTAAGGTTTCTTTATTTGCTCTAAGACGTAATAACGGCATGGTATTGTCACGACGTGGAAGAGTAAAAATAATCGCCAGTCTTAAAAGCCGACAAAGAAGAATAGCATGTTGGACTGGGATCGCATTTTGTTGGGTTAATTCTGTTAACTCAATCGGGCCAGTTTGGTTTTTTAGCAAAGTCGCTAACAGGCGTTTTTGTGTATGTGTATAACCTGGCATATCCAGATGGCTGATGAGATAATGGGCATGATTATTAACATGACGAGCATCAATACTTAAGCCAATTTCATGCAACGCGCTAGCGCCTTTTAATAGCTCATCAACTTGGTGATTATCACGATAAAAGCTTTTCTTTAATTGTGAATAGAAATATTCTGTTAACCTCTTTACCCGGTTAGCCTGCTCGATATCAATTTGAAAACGATGTTGAATATTAGCCAGTGTAACAGCGCGTATATTCTGTTTTGCAGGGAGATCAAGCATGTTATAGATTAACCCTTCACGCAATGCTCCGCCTGCTAATATCATATAATCGATTTTTAATTCTGCAAATATGGCAATTAAAATAGCTAAACCACTGGGAAAAACCAGCGCACGTTCTAACGTTAACCCTTTGATTTCCAATTCTTCTAATTTTCCGGAGGTGATCGCCGCTTTTTTTAATGATTGTAATTTATCTAGCGTAATACGTTCATCCATACCAGCTGCCAGCATAATTTCTTGAATAGCCTGTATTGTACCTGAAGCACCGACACAAATTTGCCAACCTTGCTTAATAAGACGGCTCGCGATAGGTTTAATAATCTTATGGGCGGCAATTTCAGCGTGGGCAAAATTTTCTTCGGTCAAATTACGATCTTTAAAATAACGTTCAAGCCAAGTAACGCAACCCATATTAAGGCTAACAAGTTGACTATGTTTAACATGGGTACCGGTAATAATTTCAGTACTGCCACCGCCGATATCTATCACTAATCGTTTATCTGAACCGCCAGAAGTATATGCTACCCCCTGATAAATCAGTTGAGCTTCTTCTTCTCCAGTAATAATCCTGATAGGATGCCCGAGAATATTTTCTCCTTGCTTAATAAAAAGGTCGGCATTTTTAGCGAGACGAAGTGTTGCCGTAGCAACAATTTGCACTTGTTCAGTAGGAATGTCTTGTAAATACTCAGAAAAAAGATGCAAACATTGCCAGCCACGATCCATTGCTTGTTGAGATAAATAATTACTTTCATCAAGGCCAGCGGCCAGTCTGACTTTACGCTTTATGCGGGCAAGAGTCTGTACATAACCAGAAATTTCTCTCACTACTAACATATGAAAGCTGTTAGAACCGAGATCAATTGCTGCGTAAAGCGATGATTTTAACATAATGTTTATTAGCTCGGACGTTTACGATTGTTGCGTGAATTATTCTGTCTGCTTTGGCTACTATTGTTTCGACGTGTGCCGTTAGTAAGCGGACGACGACGTGGTTTTGGCATCGGTAAATCTTGTAATAATGCCTCACTGTTATATTTACTGACAGGAATTTGATGCTGAATATACTCTTCAATAGCAGGTAGATTTAAAGAATACTCTTCACAAGCCAAACTAATCGAATGACCGCTTTCACCCGCTCGTCCGGTACGGCCAATACGATGAACATAATCTTCGCAATCATCAGGTAGATCGTAATTAAATACATGCGTGACAGATGGGATATGTAAACCTCTGGCGGCAACATCTGTTGCAACTAAGATATCTAAATGGCCTTGAGTAAACTGTTCAAGAATACGTAGCCGTTTTTTTTGTGCCACATCGCCAGTCAGTAAGCCAACACGGTGACCATCAGCAGCAAGATGGGCCCAGATATCTTCACAGCGATGTTTAGTATTAGCAAAAATTATACATCTTTCGGGCCACTCTTCCTCGATTAACGTTTGTAACAGACGCATTTTTTCTTCATTAGAAGGATAGAAAAGTTCTTCTTTAATGCGATGACCTGTTTTTTGTTGAGGTTCTACCTCAATATATTCCGGTTGATTCATTTGTTCAAATGCCAGTTCTTGAACACGATAAGAAAGTGTTGCGGAAAAAAGTAAATTTAAGCGTTGGGTGGCGGGTGGCATTCGACGAAATAGCCAACGAATATCTTTAATAAAACCAAGATCATACATGCGGTCAGCCTCATCAAGTACAACCACCTGAATGAGTCCTAAATGAATATGGCCTTGTTTAGCATAATCGATTAAGCGCCCGGTTGTACCGATGAGAATATCTACTCCCGATTGGAGCACATGCAGTTGTTCGTCGTAGCCATCACCACCATAAGCTAAGCCCATTTTTAAGCCTGTTATAGCGGCTAATTCTTTTGCATCAGAATATATCTGAACGGCTAATTCCCGTGTAGGAGCCATAATTAGCGCTCTCGGTTGATTAACTTGACGTTCTGTATTTGTTGGATGTGTAAGTAAATAATGAAATGTTGAGGTAAGAAAAGCCAATGTCTTACCTGTTCCTGTTTGTGCTTGCCCCGCAACATCACGGCCTTCGACAGTAAAAGGCAATGTTGACGCTTGTATCGGCGTACAATTATGAAAGCCATTTTTATTAAGGGCTTCAATAACTTTAGGGTGTAGGGCGAAGTCTATAAACTTCTTTTCTGTCAAATGTGTTTTACTCATAGTGTGTTAGAATATCAGTTAACGGTTGCTTTATGAAAGAAGATTGTTTGAAATAAAGCAAACATGGTTAAATTAATGTTAGACTGAAACGACATAAAAACTTGATCCTTGGAGTATCGCAATGAGCGGCAAAGTTATTCATCTATCTGCTGTTGATTTTGAAAAAACAATCAAAGATGCAAAAAAACCAATATTAGTTGATTTTTGGGCTGAATGGTGTGGCCCTTGTAAAATGATCGCCCCTATTTTAGACGAAATTGCTGATGAATATACAGCTAAATTGATTATTGCCAAATTGAATGTTGATGAAAGTAGTGATATAGCGGCTAAATATGCTATTCGTAGCATTCCTACTTTAATGCTTTTTAAAAATGGCGAGAAGATTGGCCAGCAAGTTGGTCTTCTGTCTAAAACTCAATTAAAAGAATTTTTAGACAAATACTTATAATTTTCCATAAAATATTAACAACAGACGTTTAGTAGGCCAATATTTTTTCTCAATTTCCTGTTTGACGTCTGCTTTTTATGCGATTCATAGCTAGACGTCTGCTTTGAAGCATGGTAACTTA is a genomic window of Arsenophonus apicola containing:
- a CDS encoding VOC family protein — its product is MIFKVIGLGHINVVVDNLPSAVEYYKKLFSAKQVQIFPHFKNIGFAKSAGFMQSPEEVDVTISFLQIPNTAIYIELMQYHSPLGKESNTAEKFSNDIGGIGHICLKVDNIDDAYFHIKNMPDTKLITDHEDYKPYKIDNITPAEFQFIDNEAENNQTAKQNVCDIVGKIRYFYFIDKYRIQWEFELGHSDIGE
- a CDS encoding metallophosphoesterase → MSDPQAWRLALADNEPNNDSNRWHDKLSLVRLSITMLNVDLLVPFGIINGDLTEYGRRSQRESYRTFFSPQALTFNVYVGLGNHDYQNNVGDCTEQDNADFSYNACARGMVFDMHSRIEEYRDYPSSINFSYDSGIYWGSKAYSWDYGDIHYVQLQNYPTYHVELDHWIEKTISVTSSMDWLESDLKSAKQRGKSIVINLHDGTEHFIHNSSTEEKNRFRRFMSDYDVRAVFIGHTHQVAQENPYGRHEFFGNVKVYNSGALFKGDFLVVDVNGRDLKVHVYNGSSGKANYIKTF
- the rep gene encoding DNA helicase Rep, which codes for MRLNYNQQQAVEYVDGPCLVLAGAGSGKTRVITNKIAYLIRHCGYLPRQVVAVTFTNKAAREMKERVGQTLGKKETRGLMVSTFHTLGLEIIKREHNALGIKANFSLFDEHDQMVLLKELTFDLLEEDKDLLRQLASIISNWKSELLTARQVMAQVKSEQEQRFAECYRRYELHLSSCNVVDFDDLIAKPTRLLDENEEVRSRWQQKIRYLLVDEYQDTNTSQYQLVKLLVGKRGRFTVVGDDDQSIYSWRGAQPQNLTLLKTDFPQLKVIKLEQNYRSSGRILKAANILIANNPHVFDKKLFSELGYGEALKVITANNEDHEAERVIGELVAHHFINKTQYKNYAILYRGNHQSRLFEKLLLQNRIPYRISGGTSFFSRAEIKDILAYLRILTNSDDDSAFLRIVNTPKREIGPKTIQKLGEWAILRQKSLFAASFDVGLEQTLTGRGLTALQHFTHWLAEIAKRAEREPLLAVRDLLHDIDYQSWLYETSNSSKAAEMRMKNVNQLFGWMDEMINGNDIDEPMTLSQVVSRFTLRDMMERGETAEDVDQVQLMTLHASKGLEFPYVFLVGMEEGLLPHQTSIDENNIDEERRLAYVGITRAQREIFFTHCRERRQYGELIRPEISRFLQELPQDDLIWEKNKKIVTAEQRMEKGQSAIADIRARLGLNKK
- the gppA gene encoding guanosine-5'-triphosphate,3'-diphosphate diphosphatase; the protein is MLKSSLYAAIDLGSNSFHMLVVREISGYVQTLARIKRKVRLAAGLDESNYLSQQAMDRGWQCLHLFSEYLQDIPTEQVQIVATATLRLAKNADLFIKQGENILGHPIRIITGEEEAQLIYQGVAYTSGGSDKRLVIDIGGGSTEIITGTHVKHSQLVSLNMGCVTWLERYFKDRNLTEENFAHAEIAAHKIIKPIASRLIKQGWQICVGASGTIQAIQEIMLAAGMDERITLDKLQSLKKAAITSGKLEELEIKGLTLERALVFPSGLAILIAIFAELKIDYMILAGGALREGLIYNMLDLPAKQNIRAVTLANIQHRFQIDIEQANRVKRLTEYFYSQLKKSFYRDNHQVDELLKGASALHEIGLSIDARHVNNHAHYLISHLDMPGYTHTQKRLLATLLKNQTGPIELTELTQQNAIPVQHAILLCRLLRLAIIFTLPRRDNTMPLLRLRANKETLILTLPHQWLLEHPLCYENLQQEIQWQSNINWPLLLEEQTELTQ
- the rhlB gene encoding ATP-dependent RNA helicase RhlB; its protein translation is MSKTHLTEKKFIDFALHPKVIEALNKNGFHNCTPIQASTLPFTVEGRDVAGQAQTGTGKTLAFLTSTFHYLLTHPTNTERQVNQPRALIMAPTRELAVQIYSDAKELAAITGLKMGLAYGGDGYDEQLHVLQSGVDILIGTTGRLIDYAKQGHIHLGLIQVVVLDEADRMYDLGFIKDIRWLFRRMPPATQRLNLLFSATLSYRVQELAFEQMNQPEYIEVEPQQKTGHRIKEELFYPSNEEKMRLLQTLIEEEWPERCIIFANTKHRCEDIWAHLAADGHRVGLLTGDVAQKKRLRILEQFTQGHLDILVATDVAARGLHIPSVTHVFNYDLPDDCEDYVHRIGRTGRAGESGHSISLACEEYSLNLPAIEEYIQHQIPVSKYNSEALLQDLPMPKPRRRPLTNGTRRNNSSQSRQNNSRNNRKRPS
- the trxA gene encoding thioredoxin TrxA; amino-acid sequence: MSGKVIHLSAVDFEKTIKDAKKPILVDFWAEWCGPCKMIAPILDEIADEYTAKLIIAKLNVDESSDIAAKYAIRSIPTLMLFKNGEKIGQQVGLLSKTQLKEFLDKYL